A genomic window from Neoarius graeffei isolate fNeoGra1 chromosome 5, fNeoGra1.pri, whole genome shotgun sequence includes:
- the LOC132886688 gene encoding piggyBac transposable element-derived protein 4-like produces the protein MAAVTAETCCDSDGSDVELEGGEQILIEEEIEGDVPEDPLDREQEWDLFREDDEEEEFQGFQVDWQSDGFHPPRQQKFTRTPGLKVPISEDASPLDVFSNIFTEEVWDMLVTQTNVYADQTRGHTPSNLKWSAVSKQEMKSFIGLCITFGIMKLPTRRDYWRQSKWLYQTNVPRVMARDRFDMIWRYLHLQDNTDPKVDKSDKLWKLRCFLDLLLNQYQALYEVNGIVTVDESMVKYKGRLAFRQYLPMKPVKWGVKVWVMAESTTGYVTSFQVYTGATEGKAEINLAHRIVTDLASPYYGSHLSVYMDNFYTSVPLLVYLKARGIQACGTVRANRRGLPKTKELSKQAGMARHQYRVAQQDELTLCVWQDTKAVMVLSNHHDPMALGSVKRKIEAQRQVEVKVPACLADYQQHMKGVDLLDQMVGYYQIDHRSSKWWRRLFFYFLSVACYNAFVAARSAGGDEWKYRKSGYKAWLEDLTMELCVPVTKRSAPHQMLPTSLSGASAGHDLAQISNKRKTCRDCAKKHTGTNVRPGSTLMGCRQCNIPLHRECFMHHVLRQ, from the exons ATGGCTGCGGTTACTGCGGAGACATGCTGTGACAGTGATGGAAGTGATGTGGAGTTGGAGGGGGGTGAACAGATTTTAATCGAGGAAGAGATAGAGGGAGATGTGCCGGAAGACCCCTTAGATAGAGAACAGGAGTGGGATTTGTTTCGAgaggatgatgaggaggaggaattCCAAGGCTTCCAAGTGGACTGGCAGTCAGATGGATTTCACCCCCCACGTCAACAAAAGTTCACTCGGACACCTGGGCTAAAGGTGCCGATATCTGAAGATGCAAGCCCTTTAGATGTATTTTCGAATATTTTCACTGAGGAAGTTTGGGATATGTTGGTGACACAGACAAATGTATATGCTGATCAGACGCGCGGTCACACACCATCAAACTTAAAGTGGAGCGCCGTCTCAAAACAGGAAATGAAATCATTCATCGGTCTCTGCATAACTTTTgggataatgaaactaccaactcGCCGGGATTACTGGAGACAGAGCAAGTGGCTGTATCAGACAAATGTCCCCCGAGTGATGGCACGAGATCGCTTCGACATGATCTGGAG atatctACATCTCCAAGACAACACTGACCCTAAAGTGGACAAATCGGACAAGCTATGGAAACTGCGGTGCTTCTTGGACCTCCTCCTGAACCAATACCAGGCCCTTTATGAAGTTAATGGTATCGTGACCGTGGACGAGTCCATGGTCAAGTACAAAGGGCGGCTGGCATTCCGGCAGTACCTCCCCATGAAGCCAGTAAAATGGGGAGTGAAGGTATGGGTGATGGCAGAAAGTACAACTGGCTACGTCACCAGCTTTCAGGTGTATACGGGGGCCACAGAGGGCAAGGCGGAGATCAACCTGGCGCACCGCATCGTCACCGACCTGGCCAGCCCATACTACGGATCACACCTGTCTGTTTACATGGATAACTTCTACACAAGCGTGCCCTTGCTGGTTTACCTGAAGGCAAGGGGAATTCAGGCTTGTGGGACGGTGCGCGCAAACAGAAGGGGCCtaccgaagaccaaggagctcagcAAGCAGGCTGGCATGGCCAGGCATCAGTATCGGGTGGCTCAACAGGATGAGCTGACCTTGTGCGTGTGGCAGGACACCAAGGCAGTAATGGTCCTGTCCAACCACCATGACCCCATGGCTTTGGGGTCAGTGAAAAGGAAGATCGAGGCTCAGCGTCAGGTGGAGGTCAAGGTGCCAGCCTGCCTTGCTGACTACCAGCAACATATGAAGGGTGTAGACCTGCTCGACCAGATGGTGGGGTACTACCAAATCGATCACAGGTCTTCAAAGTGGTGGAGGaggctgtttttttattttttgtctgtgGCGTGCTACAATGCATTTGTGGCTGCCAGATCTGCTGGTGGAGATGAATGGAAGTACAGGAAGAGTGGCTACAAAGCCTGGTTGGAGGACTTAACGATGGAGCTGTGCGTCCCAGTAACCAAGAGAAGTGCTCCCCACCAGATGCTCCCCACCAGCCTATCTGGAGCTTCAGCTGGGCATGATCTGGCCCAGATCAGCAACAAGAGAAAGACCTGCAGGGATTGTGCCAAAAAGCACACTGGCACCAATGTGCGCCCGGGGTCTACACTGATGGGATGCAGGCAGTGCAATATTCCCCTGC